GTCTCACCAAGGTACTGGACCGGCATCAGGTTCCGGATAGTTCGGATTACATGAAGATCATCAAGTCCGAGTATGAAGATGCCCTGACCTTGCTGGAGTCGTCACGGGAACTGATGCAGCTTGAATCCGGGGAATACCCAAGGAAAGATGTGACTGTGGATCTGGTGGAAATGGTGCTGACCAAGCAGACGCAAATGCAGCCGTTGGCATTGTCCAGAGAAGTCACAATTACATTCGATAACCGGATACAAAAGCAGAGCATAAGCCTCAATGCTGACCGGGCGCTGCTTGAACGGGCACTGGAGAATCTTATCAAGAATGCTATTGAGGCGGAGAATACGCCTGGAGAGGTACAACTAATATTGCTTCAGAACGAGGCAGGATTGGCGGTTTTAGAAATTCACAACGGCGGGAAACCAATTCCTGAGGAAATACAGAAGAACCTTTTTCAGCCATATGTTACTCACGGCAAGAAGTCAGGGAGCGGCCTGGGACTTTATACCGTCAAACTTATCATAGAAAAGATTCATAGATGGCAGCTTGACTTTGAATCAAACAGTGAAAAAGGCACTGTCTTCAGAATCGTATTTGGACCATTGACGTGATGATTTGTAAGTGAAGCACTGCTTTTCCTTAGATACCCAGCGGAGAAACAGTTACTACGCCGGGAGTATGTTGAGGCCTATGTGGAGTTCATACACTAGAGAATTTACAGCTTTCGGAATATTGAGGTTATGCAGGACAAGACAGAGATAAGCGAAACCCTTTCTCCCTGGTGGAGACGTACTGTCATCCTGACCATCGTGTTGGGATTTACTGTCCTGATCTGGATAGCCGCAAGGTCTTATACGGATTCCCCTCCTGTTCCGGGTAAAGTGGTAGGCCCATCTGGCGAG
This Nitrospirota bacterium DNA region includes the following protein-coding sequences:
- a CDS encoding PAS domain S-box protein; protein product: MHHLPEGAGGNGMDSESYKHILESISEALITIDQDRKILVWNSAAEIMLGYKKAEVQERSLDLIIPPAYRERHREGYETFLRNIADHSTYVSKIKDYQGLRKNGEIFPIQLRHSLYKISNKEFYITATIRDITFLKRYELMRERMEHIARHDLKNKLIIIGMAAKRLTKVLDRHQVPDSSDYMKIIKSEYEDALTLLESSRELMQLESGEYPRKDVTVDLVEMVLTKQTQMQPLALSREVTITFDNRIQKQSISLNADRALLERALENLIKNAIEAENTPGEVQLILLQNEAGLAVLEIHNGGKPIPEEIQKNLFQPYVTHGKKSGSGLGLYTVKLIIEKIHRWQLDFESNSEKGTVFRIVFGPLT